In Streptomyces sp. Li-HN-5-11, the sequence GAACAGGATGCGCGGCTGCTTGCCGCCCCGGATCGGGTGCGGGTGGGCGGCGACCAGCTCGCCCAGGAAGGCGTTCAGACGGCCGGTCGGCACCCGGGTCTCCCAGCCGGCCAGGGCCGTCTCGATGGCCGGCACCAGCTTTTCCATGTGCCGTCCGGTGTGCGCAGAGACGTTGACCCGCGGCGCCCAGGCGACCTGGCCGAGCTCGGTCTCGATCTCCCGCTCCAGGTAGTAGCGGCGCTCCTCGTCGAGGGTGTCCCACTTGTTGTAGGCGATGACGAGGGCGCGGCCCGCCTCGACGGCCATGGTGACGATGCGCTGGTCCTGCACCGAGATGGACTCGGAGGCGTCGATCAGGACGACGGCGACCTCGGCCTTCTCCACGGCGGCCGCGGTGCGCAGCGAGGCGTAGTAGTCGGCCCCCTGCTGGAGGTGGACCCGCTTGCGGATGCCGGCCGTGTCGACGAACTTCCAGGTGGTGCCGCCCAGTTCGATCAGCTCGTCGACCGGGTCGCGGGTGGTGCCCGCCAGTTCGTTGACGACGACGCGCTCCTCGCCGGCCACCTTGTTCAGCAGCGAGGACTTGCCGACGTTCGGCCGGCCGATGAGCGCGATGCGGCGCGGCCCGCCGATCGCGGCCCCGCCGAACGACTGGCGCGGCGCCTCGGGCAGCGCCTCCAGCACACGGTCCAGCATGTCGCCGGTGCCGCGGCCGTGCAGCGCCGAGACCGGATGGGGCTCGCCGAGACCGAGCGACCACAGGTACGCGGCGTCGGCCTCGCCGCTGGGGCCGTCCACCTTGTTGGCGCACAGCACCACGGGCTTGCCGGCCTTGCGCAGCAGCCGCACGACCGCCTCGTCGGTGTCGGTGGCGCCGACCTTGGCGTCGACGACGAAGACGACCGCGTCGGCGGCCTCGATGGCGTACTCGGCCTGTGCGGCGACGGAGGCGTCGATACCGAGGACGTCCTGCTCCCAGCCGCCGGTGTCGACGACCTTGAAGCGGCGGCCCGCCCACTCGGCCTCGTAGGTGACGCGGTCACGGGTGACGCCCGGCTTGTCCTCGACGACCGCCTCACGGCGGCCGATGATGCGGTTCACGAGAGTCGACTTGCCGACATTGGGGCGGCCGACGACGGCGAGCACGGGCAGCGGGCCGTGTCCGGCCTCCTCGATGGCGCCCTCGACGTCCTCCAGGTCGAAGCCCTCTTCGGCGGCGAGCTCCATGAACTCCGCGTACTCGGCGTCGCCGAGCGCCCCGTGCTCGTACTCGTGCTCGGCCGAGCCGTCGGGCTGGATGTCGTCGTTCATGAAGTCCGTACCTCGTAGTTCTTCGTGGTGATCGGTGGGGCACCGCCGGATCGCGGTGATCCACTACTCAAGTGTTGCTCAGCGCCCGGTGCGGTGCCTGGCGTTTTCCAGGTGGGCGGAGAGCTGCTTCTGGATGCGCTCGGTGGCCTCGTCCAGCGCCCGTCGGGTCCGCCGTCCGCTGCCGTCACCCGCCTCGAAGGGATCGCCGAAGACGACGTCGACGCGGGAGCGCAGCGGGGGCAGCCCCTTCATCAACCGCCCGCGCCGCTCGGAACTTCCCAGCACGGCCACCGGGACGACGGGCGCCCCGCTGCGGACCGCGAAGTAGGCGAGCCCGGCGCGCAGGGAGGCGAAGTCGCCCTCGCCACGGGTGCCCTCGGGGAAGATGCCGAGGACCCCGCCGCTCTCGAGGACGCCGAGGGCGCGTGTGATGGCGGTCCGGTCCGTGCCGTGGCGGTCGACCTCCACCTGGCCGATGCCCGTCAGGAAGGAGCCGAGCGGGCCGACGAACGCCTCCTTCTTGATGAGGAAGTGCACCGGCCGGGGCGCCACCCCCATGACCATCGGACCGTCGATGTTGTGGGAGTGGTTGACGGCGAGTATCGCCGGGCCGGTGGCGGGCACCCTCCAGGCGCCGAGCACCCGCGGGCGCCACAGCCCGTACATCAGCCCGACGCCGATCCGGCGGCCGACGTCGGCACCGCGCTCCGACGGAAGGCTCACTTTCCGGCCCGCTTCTCCTCGACGAGGGTGACGACACACTCGACGACCTGCGCCAGGGTCAGCTCGGTGGTGTCCACCTCGACCGCGTCGGCGGCCTTGGCCAGCGGAGAGGTCTTGCGGCTGGAGTCGGCCGCGTCCCGCTTGATCAGGGCTTCCCGGGTGGTGCGCACGTCCGCGCCCTTCAGCTCACCGCTGCGGCGGGCGGCACGCGCCTCCGGGGACGCGGTGAGGAAGATCTTCAGGTCGGCGTCGGGCAGCACGGTGGTGCCGATGTCGCGGCCCTCGACGACGATGCCGGCCGGGGCCGACGCCGCCAGTGAGCGCTGCAGCTCGCAGATCCTCTCCCGCACCTCCGGCACGGCGCTCACGGCGCTCACCTTGGCCGTGACCTCCTCCGTGCGGATCGGGCCGGCGACGTCCACGCCGTCGACCGTGATCGTCGGGTGGGCCGGGTCGGTGCCCGAGAGGATCTCGGGCTTGCCGGCCACGGCGGCGATCGCGGACGGGTCGTCGGTGTCTATCCCGTTGGTCACCATCCACCAGGTCATCGCCCGGTACTGGGCGCCGGTGTCCAGATAGCTCAGGCCGAGCTGTGCGGCCACGGCCTTCGACGTGCTCGACTTGCCCGTGCCCGAAGGGCCGTCGATGGCGACAATCACGGGCTGGACGGCCGGGGCGGCGCCGTTCTCCACAGCGGGGCACCTTCCTGGTGAAGGGGGACGGATGGCGAGCGGGACGCGAGGGCGCCCCGCACAAGGTTACTGGCTTCCCGACCGCCTCCATACGGGCGGAGGGCCGGGGAACCGGCGCCCGGTCGCCGGAGTCCCCGTACCCGGCACGGCAACCCCCGAGGACCCCGCCGCGCCGGAAGCCGGCTCCCGCCCAGGCCCCGCTGCCGGTGCCGCCGGCGGGAGCGGGGGTTACTGGCGCAGGGCCCAGCCCCGCTCCCGCAGCGCC encodes:
- the cmk gene encoding (d)CMP kinase, coding for MENGAAPAVQPVIVAIDGPSGTGKSSTSKAVAAQLGLSYLDTGAQYRAMTWWMVTNGIDTDDPSAIAAVAGKPEILSGTDPAHPTITVDGVDVAGPIRTEEVTAKVSAVSAVPEVRERICELQRSLAASAPAGIVVEGRDIGTTVLPDADLKIFLTASPEARAARRSGELKGADVRTTREALIKRDAADSSRKTSPLAKAADAVEVDTTELTLAQVVECVVTLVEEKRAGK
- a CDS encoding lysophospholipid acyltransferase family protein, encoding MYGLWRPRVLGAWRVPATGPAILAVNHSHNIDGPMVMGVAPRPVHFLIKKEAFVGPLGSFLTGIGQVEVDRHGTDRTAITRALGVLESGGVLGIFPEGTRGEGDFASLRAGLAYFAVRSGAPVVPVAVLGSSERRGRLMKGLPPLRSRVDVVFGDPFEAGDGSGRRTRRALDEATERIQKQLSAHLENARHRTGR
- the der gene encoding ribosome biogenesis GTPase Der, producing MNDDIQPDGSAEHEYEHGALGDAEYAEFMELAAEEGFDLEDVEGAIEEAGHGPLPVLAVVGRPNVGKSTLVNRIIGRREAVVEDKPGVTRDRVTYEAEWAGRRFKVVDTGGWEQDVLGIDASVAAQAEYAIEAADAVVFVVDAKVGATDTDEAVVRLLRKAGKPVVLCANKVDGPSGEADAAYLWSLGLGEPHPVSALHGRGTGDMLDRVLEALPEAPRQSFGGAAIGGPRRIALIGRPNVGKSSLLNKVAGEERVVVNELAGTTRDPVDELIELGGTTWKFVDTAGIRKRVHLQQGADYYASLRTAAAVEKAEVAVVLIDASESISVQDQRIVTMAVEAGRALVIAYNKWDTLDEERRYYLEREIETELGQVAWAPRVNVSAHTGRHMEKLVPAIETALAGWETRVPTGRLNAFLGELVAAHPHPIRGGKQPRILFGTQAGTKPPRFVLFASGFIEAGYRRFIERRLREEFGFEGTPIHISVRVREKRGAKKK